A single genomic interval of Candidatus Eisenbacteria bacterium harbors:
- a CDS encoding tetratricopeptide repeat protein: MKERWKIVSCMLAVLVAISLLAAAAAFARAYEDPRLVEARTLIYDGKYTEGLAILDKVLEEQPGHRDALFLKALAYEWQGRLEEALTVYRTIVSVHDEDIDAWLAVAKLEAWRENYDEAISLYGTLISKFGQEPPILIGLARTLSWADRFDEALQYYERVLLQEPDNVEALAGKAQVLRWMGETHEARKVIRQAQHLDPEFPDVQKEGREIDLALSPRVLTSYSQSLEKDYLRSGDTYNYNLGNRTWRSTVTFSPDLIEDLGFSLWTSRDWELDKTLDKHNFEITSIGFAANVGVRPWEPVKVGGNLRIAQYGNHDANVLFALLPEEEREENFDVWASAQLGTWGANVGVGTYPFFEKTSTPLLDKLEIGRQTVTRIGVTKSFSRITEAQLGYEAGSYSDGNDRNRVHGSVRVSPSSAPWFSLLYNIHYQDYKTISRNYFTPLDELNQGLEAGVRKTSPKAFFGAGLRFGFSSSENFGNIFSVGASGSLSRTVTDRLRFEGNGSVSYDDNKYLMHAFYVGLELRL; encoded by the coding sequence ATGAAAGAACGTTGGAAGATCGTTTCCTGTATGTTGGCCGTGCTGGTGGCGATCTCTCTACTTGCGGCAGCGGCGGCGTTTGCCCGCGCGTATGAAGACCCGCGACTAGTCGAGGCCCGCACGCTCATCTATGACGGCAAGTACACCGAAGGGCTGGCCATTCTGGACAAGGTTCTCGAAGAGCAGCCTGGACACAGGGACGCCCTCTTTCTCAAGGCCCTGGCGTACGAGTGGCAGGGCCGGCTCGAGGAGGCGCTCACAGTATACAGGACCATAGTCTCGGTGCACGACGAGGACATCGACGCGTGGCTGGCAGTGGCAAAGCTCGAGGCGTGGCGGGAAAACTACGACGAGGCGATCTCGCTATACGGCACACTGATTTCCAAGTTCGGGCAAGAGCCACCCATCTTGATAGGACTCGCGAGAACTCTCAGTTGGGCCGACAGATTCGACGAGGCGCTTCAGTACTACGAAAGGGTTCTTCTTCAGGAGCCTGACAACGTCGAAGCGCTTGCCGGCAAGGCTCAGGTCCTAAGGTGGATGGGTGAGACGCACGAGGCAAGGAAGGTCATCCGCCAGGCGCAGCACCTCGATCCCGAGTTTCCGGACGTTCAGAAAGAGGGCCGTGAGATTGACCTCGCCCTGAGCCCCAGGGTCCTGACATCGTATTCTCAATCTCTCGAGAAAGATTATCTTCGCTCCGGAGACACGTACAACTACAACCTCGGCAACAGGACGTGGCGTTCCACCGTGACGTTTTCTCCGGACCTGATAGAGGACCTCGGCTTCAGCTTGTGGACCTCACGCGACTGGGAGCTGGACAAAACCCTGGACAAGCACAATTTTGAAATCACCTCGATCGGTTTCGCAGCCAATGTTGGCGTGAGACCCTGGGAGCCCGTGAAGGTCGGGGGCAATCTGAGGATCGCGCAATACGGGAATCACGATGCGAATGTTCTCTTTGCCCTTCTGCCCGAAGAAGAGAGAGAGGAGAACTTTGACGTGTGGGCCTCTGCTCAACTTGGGACTTGGGGGGCGAACGTTGGCGTTGGGACGTATCCTTTCTTCGAGAAGACGAGCACGCCCTTGCTGGACAAGCTCGAGATTGGAAGGCAGACGGTGACGCGAATCGGCGTAACCAAGAGTTTTTCACGAATCACGGAAGCCCAGCTCGGCTACGAAGCCGGAAGCTACAGTGACGGAAATGACAGGAACAGAGTGCACGGCTCCGTTCGAGTGTCTCCGTCGAGTGCGCCGTGGTTCTCCTTGCTCTACAACATTCACTACCAGGACTACAAGACGATTTCGAGGAACTACTTCACACCGCTCGACGAGTTGAACCAGGGACTCGAGGCCGGCGTGAGGAAGACCAGCCCCAAGGCCTTCTTCGGCGCCGGTCTCAGGTTTGGCTTTTCAAGCTCTGAGAACTTCGGCAATATTTTCTCCGTGGGGGCATCCGGATCCTTGTCCAGAACAGTGACTGACAGACTCAGATTCGAAGGCAACGGGTCGGTCTCGTACGACGACAACAAGTATTTGATGCACGCTTTCTACGTTGGGCTCGAACTGAGGCTTTGA
- a CDS encoding HEAT repeat domain-containing protein encodes MTIPLDILYFIFLGLVCLVVSAWLAAGLNRAFTISKRRREEALRARCRGLLLILARQTGEPGARVLAEIEDILTPETAEYVAVSLPRLEAHLRSELTKLFQETGLVHHFVRQLKSQRKWKRARAAKILGELSLPAASAALYRALDDPDPDIRSLAARGLSKVRHPRAQAALIDILGRHEELVSSRIAAMFIDVGTPSVPLLVKNMRNTNWRARFWTAEILGQVADRRAEGVLVSALSDSSADVRAAAAKALGRIGSKSAGLEVIPLLKDPAWFVRSHAAWTLGQLEMVEAIEELVAALCDRAWWVRKSSLEALANIGEAALPALMAGLEVDDRFARESAAEALQRLGVEVPSRGTEGNRGRR; translated from the coding sequence GTGACCATTCCGCTCGACATACTGTACTTCATTTTCCTCGGCCTTGTTTGTCTTGTAGTTTCCGCATGGCTGGCAGCCGGCCTGAACAGAGCCTTTACGATCTCCAAGAGAAGGAGAGAAGAGGCGTTGAGGGCCAGGTGCCGAGGACTCCTGCTCATACTCGCACGCCAGACGGGAGAGCCCGGGGCGCGCGTACTGGCTGAGATTGAAGATATACTGACTCCCGAGACGGCGGAGTACGTCGCCGTGTCTCTGCCCAGGCTCGAAGCACACCTGAGGTCAGAGCTCACAAAACTCTTTCAAGAGACGGGTCTCGTTCATCATTTCGTGCGTCAACTGAAGAGCCAGCGCAAGTGGAAGAGGGCAAGGGCGGCCAAAATTCTGGGCGAGCTGAGTCTTCCCGCGGCTTCCGCGGCTCTCTACAGAGCCCTCGACGACCCCGACCCGGACATCAGGAGCCTGGCGGCGAGAGGGCTCAGTAAGGTCAGACATCCCAGGGCACAGGCCGCCCTCATCGACATCCTCGGCAGACACGAGGAGCTGGTTTCCTCGCGTATCGCCGCCATGTTCATCGACGTCGGAACTCCGTCCGTGCCGCTCCTCGTGAAGAACATGCGGAACACCAACTGGCGGGCGCGATTCTGGACGGCCGAGATTCTGGGACAGGTTGCGGACAGACGAGCGGAAGGGGTGCTGGTTTCCGCGCTGAGCGATTCCTCCGCAGATGTGAGGGCAGCGGCGGCAAAGGCTCTGGGGAGAATCGGTAGCAAGAGCGCGGGTCTCGAGGTGATTCCTCTGCTCAAGGACCCGGCGTGGTTTGTGCGTTCGCACGCCGCCTGGACTCTGGGACAACTCGAAATGGTCGAGGCCATAGAAGAGCTGGTCGCCGCGTTGTGCGACAGGGCTTGGTGGGTAAGAAAAAGCTCGCTCGAGGCGTTGGCCAACATAGGGGAAGCGGCTCTTCCCGCTCTCATGGCCGGCCTGGAAGTGGACGACAGATTCGCGAGGGAAAGCGCCGCGGAGGCGCTTCAGAGGCTCGGGGTGGAGGTTCCATCCCGAGGTACGGAAGGTAATAGGGGGCGGCGATGA